Proteins co-encoded in one Prunus persica cultivar Lovell chromosome G6, Prunus_persica_NCBIv2, whole genome shotgun sequence genomic window:
- the LOC18775234 gene encoding transmembrane protein 184A, giving the protein MAASVPIYLSIVAFFCTVGAIALAISHIYRHLMNYTEPTYQRYIVRIIFMVPIYALMSFLSLVLPGSSIYFNSIREVYEAWVIYNFLSLCLAWVGGPGSVVLSLSGRILKPSWVLMTCCLPPIPLDGRFIRRCKQGCLQFVILKPILVAVTLILYAKGKYADGNFSPNQSYLYLTIIYTISYTMALYALALFYVACRDLLQPFNPVPKFIIIKSVVFLTYWQGVLVFLAAKSGLIKNAEDAAQYQNFIICVEMLIAAVGHLYAFPYKEYAGANIGEPRGLTGSLAHALKLNDFYHDTVHQFAPTYHDYVLYNHSEGDEGKRKYRSRTFVPTGPEMDAVRRNKHMFGNKIDDIQLSSLSSSSSSTPNNSGPVPDSANSDAMKSSLLVDTSNASSVPYDMSLIDLDLTSYPAKVPSANGGGTR; this is encoded by the exons ATGGCGGCATCGGTCCCAATCTACCTGAGCATTGTCGCTTTTTTCTGCACTGTTGGAGCCATAGCTTTGGCCATTTCGCACATCTACAGGCACCTCATGAATTACACAGAACCTACTTATCAGAGATACATTGTCCGCATTATCTTTATGGTCCCA ATATATGCATTGATGTCTTTCTTATCCCTTGTTTTACCTGGGAGCTCAATCTACTTTAATTCCATCAGGGAAGT TTATGAAGCGTGGGtcatttataattttctgtCGCTGTGCTTGGCATGGGTTGGTGGCCCAGGATCCGTTGTCCTAAGTTTAAGTGGTAGGATTCTAAAGCCTTCGTGGGTTCTGATGACATGTTGCCTCCCTCCCATACCTCTTGATGG GCGCTTTATACGTAGGTGCAAGCAAGGCTGTTTGCAGTTTGTTATACTGAAGCCCATATTAGTTGCCGTTACACTCATACTTTATGCAAAAGGGAAATATGCAGATGGAAATTTCAGTCCAAATCAGTCGTACCTGTATCTCACTATTATCTATACAATCTCATACACGATGGCTCTTTATGCTTTGGCATTGTTTTATGTGGCTTGCAGAGATCTGCTTCAGCCATTCAATCCAGTTCCAAAGTTTATTATAATCAAATCTGTTGTTTTCCTCACTTATTGGCAG GGTGTGTTGGTTTTCCTTGCTGCCAAATCTGGATTAATAAAGAATGCAGAGGATGCTGCtcaatatcaaaatttcataatatGTGTTGAGATGCTAATTGCTGCTGTTGGTCATCTATATGCATTTCCCTACAAGGAGTATGCTGGTGCAAATATTGGCGAGCCTCGAGGTCTGACTGGAAGCCTTGCACATGCCTTAAAATTGAATGACTTTTACCATGATACAGTCCACCAG TTTGCCCCTACCTatcatgattatgtactctacAACCATAGTGAGGGTGATGAGGGAAAGAGGAAGTATCGGTCACGCACCTTTGTGCCGACTGGCCCAGAGATGGATGCTGTCAGAAGGAACAAGCACATGTTTGGGAACAAGATAGATGACATACAGCTTTCCAGTCTCTCATCTTCTAGTTCAAGCACTCCCAATAACTCTGGCCCAGTCCCTGATTCTGCAAATTCAGATGCAATGAAGTCTTCCCTGCTTGTTGATACCTCAAATGCTTCATCAGTGCCATATGACATGTCACTTATTGACTTGGACTTGACCAGCTACCCCGCAAAGGTTCCTTCAGCAAATGGAGGTGGTACTAGGTGA
- the LOC18774364 gene encoding uncharacterized protein LOC18774364 yields MAGLWGQSIHHVGPNPSISRSNSLNSSSSGSGCYYNSYMELSSNNYTMMEKRQLFLRSYQFSRKKSLTERIKGSFCKAKKVIWLRLRSARKLRKLVCFRLRYGLAYRRRRLCRLLNNYHHTRKCNNSYCFW; encoded by the coding sequence ATGGCCGGCCTGTGGGGACAGAGCATTCACCATGTGGGCCCAAACCCATCAATCAGTAGAAGTAACTCATTGAATAGCAGCAGCAGCGGCAGTGGGTGCTATTACAACAGCTACATGGAGCTGAGCAGCAACAACTACACGATGATGGAGAAGAGGCAGCTTTTTCTTAGAAGCTATCAGTTCAGCAGGAAGAAGAGCCTGACAGAGAGGATCAAAGGGTCTTTTTGCAAAGCCAAGAAGGTCATATGGCTGAGGCTGCGTTCAGCTCGGAAGCTTAGGAAGTTGGTCTGCTTTAGACTCAGATATGGACTTGCCTACCGGAGAAGAAGACTCTGCCGTCTCCTGAACAATTACCACCATACCCGCAAATGCAATAACTCCTACTGTTTCTGGTAG
- the LOC18774538 gene encoding uncharacterized protein LOC18774538, with product MSLVDKEIASVGGSGGGSVGDDGDDDDDEEGGGSPGRCKCCDEHTKKQRGFRGSGFSTNFGKAKQVVLHPFTRSKKQLPRKDKTRASSASSCSVSSSSFSSGKRFGAGVNGGGNKGCYFCFTQPSTPGSPIGSQTSDPEHPNFTFGMLRDFMEKNDFFSKECNPHLDIDVSPNTKD from the coding sequence ATGTCTTTGGTTGATAAGGAGATAGCAAGCGTTGGTGGCAGTGGTGGAGGCTCTGTGGGCGATGATGGTGAcgacgatgatgatgaagaaggtgGTGGGTCCCCTGGTAGATGCAAATGCTGTGATGAGCATACAAAGAAGCAGAGAGGGTTTAGGGGTAGTGGGTTCTCAACAAATTTTGGAAAGGCCAAGCAGGTGGTCCTGCATCCCTTCACTAGATCCAAGAAGCAATTACCCAGAAAAGACAAGACGAGGGCTTCTTCTGCATCTTCTTGTTCTGTGTCTTctagttctttttcttcaggTAAGAGGTTTGGAGCTGGTGTTAATGGCGGTGGCAATAAAGGTTGTTACTTTTGTTTCACGCAACCCTCAACTCCGGGTTCACCAATTGGGTCTCAGACCAGCGACCCAGAGCACCCGAATTTCACTTTTGGGATGTTGAGAGattttatggagaagaatgatttcttttcaaaagaGTGCAATCCCCACTTGGATATTGATGTCTCCCCAAATACTAAGGATTGA